One part of the Glycine soja cultivar W05 chromosome 11, ASM419377v2, whole genome shotgun sequence genome encodes these proteins:
- the LOC114373823 gene encoding uncharacterized protein LOC114373823, protein MPSEDSLRKKLRKNATKPVVSTSRNFIRAKKDENSFEKNGAFGRGNESEGKLKKRGNFKGMRSGEEVLERGKLRTLDSGGKKKRVYAKKGGDKNVKLENGMEVSKKRTLIRNGEKRVKDVPVEGNAGHHTMWDHDKTRNGGFKVKRSTQMRKERKEDVVLAIAKQKGKAEDAGKIGLVGTEDQGSGSVKRSRDKKTELSKGKNQEVVSGSSFAKKKARDRTGLDDDDAEMLHDRPKKKKRVIKIDPHDISNKRLDDGIGVNGSKEEKEKEKESEKEPKMSKNAQFRAIQPSPLILSFVEKNLLGRRRMIDLKRAGYNIDLSAPLDNIPFSSSSEREKIEENIFRNKLDFFAAAKVSSSFPPPNLPEIAFAGRSNVGKSSLLNALTRQWGVVRTSDKPGLTQTINFFNLGTKHWLVDLPGYGFAYAKEEVKESWEELVKEYVSTRVGLRRVCLLIDTKWGMKPRDLELIELMERSKTKYQIVLTKTDVVFPIDVARRAMQIEESLFQNKSVVKPVMMVSSKSGAGIRSLRTALANITRFARRL, encoded by the exons ATGCCTTCTGAGGATAGTTTAAGGAAGAAGCTAAGAAAGAATGCCACTAAACCTGTAGTAAGCACTTCTAGGAACTTTATTAGAGCTAAGAAGGATGAAAATTCTTTTGAGAAAAATGGGGCTTTTGGCAGAGGAAATGAGTCTGAGGGAAAGTTGAAGAAAAGGGGGAATTTTAAAGGAATGCGATCGGGTGAAGAAGTTTTGGAGAGGGGAAAGTTGAGGACTTTGGATTCTGGTGGGAAGAAGAAGAGGGTATATGCTAAGAAAGGAGGGGATAAAAATGTGAAGTTAGAGAATGGTATGGAAGTATCTAAGAAGAGAACTTTGATTAGGAACGGTGAGAAGCGAGTGAAAGATGTACCCGTTGAAGGAAATGCTGGCCACCATACAATGTGGGATCATGATAAGACAAGGAATGGCGGCTTTAAAGTGAAGCGATCGACTCAAATGaggaaggaaaggaaggaaGATGTTGTGTTGGCTATTGCAAAGCAGAAAGGCAAGGCGGAGGATGCGGGGAAAATTGGATTAGTTGGGACAGAAGATCAAGGAAGTGGTTCGGTGAAGAGAAGTAGAGACAAGAAAACTGAATTGAGCAAAGGGAAAAACCAAGAAGTTGTATCTGGTTCAAGTTTTGCCAAGAAAAAAGCCAGAGATAGAACAGGGttggatgatgatgatgctgAGATGCTACATGATCGtccgaagaagaagaaaagggtgatAAAGATTGACCCACATGATATCTCAAACAAGAGACTAGATGATGGCATTGGTGTTAATG GAAGTAaagaggagaaggagaaagaaaaggagTCTGAGAAAGAGCCTAAAATGTCCAAGAATGCCCAGTTCCGTGCAATACAGCCTAGCCCTTTGATACTTTCCTTTGTGGAAAAAAAT CTTTTGGGCAGGAGACGCATGATTGACTTAAAAAGGGCAGGTTACAATATAGATCTTTCTGCACCCTTAGATAATATTCCCTTCTCTAGCAGttcagaaagagagaaaattgaagaaaat ATTTTTAGGAATAAATTGGATTTTTTTGCTGCTGCAAAGGTCTCATCATCATTTCCACCTCCTAATCTTCCAGAGATTGCATTTGCTG GAAGGTCAAATGTCGGGAAGTCATCTCTTCTCAATGCACTCACTAGACAATGGGGGGTTGTGCGGACATCAGACAAGCCCGGCCTTACCCAG ACAATCAACTTCTTCAATCTGGGAACAAAGCATTGGTTAGTTGATTTGCCAGGATATGGATTTGCTTAtgcaaaagaagaagtgaaagaATCTTGGGAGGAGCTT GTGAAGGAGTATGTGTCCACAAGAGTTGGTCTCAGACGAGTATGCCTTCTGATTGATACAAAGTGGGGTATGAAACCAAGAGATCTTGAACTAATTGAATTAATGGAAAG ATCAAAAACTAAATATCAGATTGTATTAACTAAGACAGATGTGGTCTTTCCAATTGATGTGGCAAGACGTGCCATGCAAATTGAAGAG AGCCTCTTCCAGAACAAGTCTGTAGTTAAGCCTGTG ATGATGGTAAGCTCAAAATCTGGAGCAGGAATTCGAAGCCTGAGAACGGCCCTAGCCAACATAACTCGATTTGCCAGAAGATTGTAG